One window of Cucurbita pepo subsp. pepo cultivar mu-cu-16 chromosome LG19, ASM280686v2, whole genome shotgun sequence genomic DNA carries:
- the LOC111781920 gene encoding uncharacterized protein LOC111781920 isoform X1 — protein MGKNDGEHPPPSAVGSAPSQGRCCSGCVSIRRLIGFRCVFILLLSVALFVSAVFWLPPFLHYSDQKDLGLNSSYRGDIVATFVVERPVSLLQDNIERLRTDIFEEFPIPSIKVDILSLNSLSGSNRTKVVFGIDPDTDDPEIPSTYLSLIRSTCASLVTNQSFLRITKSMFGEAFSFEVLKFPGGITIIPPQSAFLLQKVQILFNFTLNFSIHQIQVHFSELTSQLDAGLRLAPYEILYIKLWNAEGSTVTAPTIVQSSVLLEVGNTPSMQRLKQLAQTISVSNSSNLGLNNTEFGKVKQVRLSSILKHSLNGMDGKGPIRSPSSAPTPQPHNFHHPPSHHHHHHHAPLTPVISPAPAPETGAPEYGLPAPKSAASPKRSYEAKPPGCQYKRKSGRKEGKQPHLSPLASPSISPVHSAASPSQQHHVSPTQASTPLPSVIYAHVQPPSKSDSNHPEKSTTSPSIVPSPSPSPSSAHHWCMITRWGFTLSLIVAFYM, from the exons ATGGGGAAAAACGACGGAGAACACCCACCGCCCTCCGCCGTCGGTTCCGCTCCGTCCCAAGGCCGATGCTGTTCTGGGTGTGTTTCAATTCGAAGGCTCATTGGCTTCAGATGCGTCTTCATTCTGCTTTTGTCCGTCGCCTTGTTCGTTTCTGCTGTTTTTTGGCTGCCCCCTTTTCTCCATTATTCAGATCAAAAGGATCTGGGTCTTAATTCCTCGTATCGAG GTGATATAGTAGCAACGTTCGTTGTTGAGAGACCAGTTTCTTTGCTGCAAGACAATATCGAGCGACTCCGGACCGACATTTTTGAAGAGTTCCCTATACCTTCTATCAAA GTGGATATACTATCTTTAAACTCGTTATCAGGATCAAACCGTACAAAAGTTGTATTCGGCATTGATCCAGATACGGATGATCCCGAAATCCCGTCAACTTATCTGAGTTTAATCAGGTCGACCTGTGCAAGTCTAGTAACAAATCAGTCGTTCCTCCGCATTACTAAATCCATGTTTGGTGAGGCGTTTTCGTTTGAAGTACTGAAATTCCCCGGAGGAATAACGATAATCCCGCCTCAGAGTGCATTTCTTTTGCAGAAAGTGCAAATTCTTTTCAACTTTACATTGAACTTCTCTATTCATCAGATTCAAGTACATTTCAGTGAACTGACAAGCCAACTGGATGCGGGATTACGACTAGCTCCCTACGAG ATTTTGTATATTAAACTGTGGAATGCGGAAGGGTCGACTGTGACTGCCCCGACGATTGTCCAGTCATCTGTTCTTCTAGAAGTTGGAAATACGCCATCGATGCAACGGTTGAAACAGCTAGCTCAGACCATCTCTGTTTCTAATTCTAGCAACCTCGGCCTGAATAATACCGAGTTTGGAAAAGTGAAGCAAGTTCGACTTTCCTCGATTCTTAAACACTCGCTCAATGGTATGGATGGGAAAGGCCCCATAAGGTCACCTTCTTCAGCTCCTACACCACAGCCCCATAACTTCCATCATCCACCATCTCACCACCATCACCACCATCATGCTCCTCTAACGCCTGTAATTTCACCTGCCCCTGCGCCTGAGACCGGTGCACCGGAATATGGGTTGCCTGCCCCTAAAAGTGCAGCATCGCCTAAGCGAAGTTACGAGGCAAAGCCTCCTGGTTGTCAATATAAGAGGAAATCTGGTAGGAAAGAGGGAAAGCAACCTCATTTGTCCCCGCTTGCGTCGCCCAGCATATCTCCTGTTCATTCTGCTGCATCGCCATCACAACAACATCACGTCTCTCCAACTCAGGCATCGACTCCATTGCCGAGTGTCATTTACGCTCATGTTCAACCACCATCGAAAAGTGACTCCAACCACCCCGAAAAGTCCACGACGAGTCCATCCATTGTgccatctccatctccatctccat CTAGCGCACATCATTGGTGTATGATTACTCGGTGGGGGTTCACACTGTCTCTAATTGTCGCATTCTACATGTAA
- the LOC111781920 gene encoding uncharacterized protein LOC111781920 isoform X2: MGKNDGEHPPPSAVGSAPSQGRCCSGCVSIRRLIGFRCVFILLLSVALFVSAVFWLPPFLHYSDQKDLGLNSSYRGDIVATFVVERPVSLLQDNIERLRTDIFEEFPIPSIKVDILSLNSLSGSNRTKVVFGIDPDTDDPEIPSTYLSLIRSTCASLVTNQSFLRITKSMFGEAFSFEVLKFPGGITIIPPQSAFLLQKVQILFNFTLNFSIHQIQVHFSELTSQLDAGLRLAPYEILYIKLWNAEGSTVTAPTIVQSSVLLEVGNTPSMQRLKQLAQTISVSNSSNLGLNNTEFGKVKQVRLSSILKHSLNGMDGKGPIRSPSSAPTPQPHNFHHPPSHHHHHHHAPLTPVISPAPAPETGAPEYGLPAPKSAASPKRSYEAKPPGCQYKRKSGRKEGKQPHLSPLASPSISPVHSAASPSQQHHVSPTQASTPLPSVIYAHVQPPSKSDSNHPEKSTTSPSIVPSPSPSSAHHWCMITRWGFTLSLIVAFYM, encoded by the exons ATGGGGAAAAACGACGGAGAACACCCACCGCCCTCCGCCGTCGGTTCCGCTCCGTCCCAAGGCCGATGCTGTTCTGGGTGTGTTTCAATTCGAAGGCTCATTGGCTTCAGATGCGTCTTCATTCTGCTTTTGTCCGTCGCCTTGTTCGTTTCTGCTGTTTTTTGGCTGCCCCCTTTTCTCCATTATTCAGATCAAAAGGATCTGGGTCTTAATTCCTCGTATCGAG GTGATATAGTAGCAACGTTCGTTGTTGAGAGACCAGTTTCTTTGCTGCAAGACAATATCGAGCGACTCCGGACCGACATTTTTGAAGAGTTCCCTATACCTTCTATCAAA GTGGATATACTATCTTTAAACTCGTTATCAGGATCAAACCGTACAAAAGTTGTATTCGGCATTGATCCAGATACGGATGATCCCGAAATCCCGTCAACTTATCTGAGTTTAATCAGGTCGACCTGTGCAAGTCTAGTAACAAATCAGTCGTTCCTCCGCATTACTAAATCCATGTTTGGTGAGGCGTTTTCGTTTGAAGTACTGAAATTCCCCGGAGGAATAACGATAATCCCGCCTCAGAGTGCATTTCTTTTGCAGAAAGTGCAAATTCTTTTCAACTTTACATTGAACTTCTCTATTCATCAGATTCAAGTACATTTCAGTGAACTGACAAGCCAACTGGATGCGGGATTACGACTAGCTCCCTACGAG ATTTTGTATATTAAACTGTGGAATGCGGAAGGGTCGACTGTGACTGCCCCGACGATTGTCCAGTCATCTGTTCTTCTAGAAGTTGGAAATACGCCATCGATGCAACGGTTGAAACAGCTAGCTCAGACCATCTCTGTTTCTAATTCTAGCAACCTCGGCCTGAATAATACCGAGTTTGGAAAAGTGAAGCAAGTTCGACTTTCCTCGATTCTTAAACACTCGCTCAATGGTATGGATGGGAAAGGCCCCATAAGGTCACCTTCTTCAGCTCCTACACCACAGCCCCATAACTTCCATCATCCACCATCTCACCACCATCACCACCATCATGCTCCTCTAACGCCTGTAATTTCACCTGCCCCTGCGCCTGAGACCGGTGCACCGGAATATGGGTTGCCTGCCCCTAAAAGTGCAGCATCGCCTAAGCGAAGTTACGAGGCAAAGCCTCCTGGTTGTCAATATAAGAGGAAATCTGGTAGGAAAGAGGGAAAGCAACCTCATTTGTCCCCGCTTGCGTCGCCCAGCATATCTCCTGTTCATTCTGCTGCATCGCCATCACAACAACATCACGTCTCTCCAACTCAGGCATCGACTCCATTGCCGAGTGTCATTTACGCTCATGTTCAACCACCATCGAAAAGTGACTCCAACCACCCCGAAAAGTCCACGACGAGTCCATCCATTGTgccatctccatctccat CTAGCGCACATCATTGGTGTATGATTACTCGGTGGGGGTTCACACTGTCTCTAATTGTCGCATTCTACATGTAA
- the LOC111781212 gene encoding phosphatidylinositol 4-kinase gamma 8-like, with protein MQLSVSCMNKMAIVVNQHREFKPFCRSQRCNQSYSHLHYSNGEIDRTNLVNSLREAFEVACIHRSFSTPCLSLVEEVENKPRIKMVVGRSTARLHAVIEEAANALACGVDPVPVSSGLGGAYILCNESGVNIAVTKPIDEEPFACNNPKGFVGRLMGQPGLKRSVRIGETGIRELAAYLLDYGGFVGVPPTALVEISHVGFHVNDSFGTPTITPPPCKIASLQSYVDHDCDAGELGPSSFSVAAVHRIGIFDIRLLNIDRHAGNLLVKKKQRHENCGVGEVELVPIDHGLCLPEWLDDPYFEWLHWPQASVPFSETELEYIANLDPFKDAQLLRSELPGIREASIRILILCTIFLKKAVAFGLCLADIGEMMTREFGCGEENLSALENLCARAVALVPIIGSGEHENEDPEMFQFESERKYGHNKEDFYYPQCQDTPEVNLPCPLTQSNTTTTTTITTTTTTALFNTHNDHISDMFLKTSNHTSLIKSKSFSVRNLHSESGAIMFGEMSWEEWELFLVSFEKLLPEALDKTRHVGSKLLRMGTSCKF; from the coding sequence ATGCAACTGTCAGTAAGCTGCATGAACAAGATGGCCATTGTGGTTAATCAGCATCGTGAATTTAAACCATTCTGCCGGTCTCAGAGATGTAATCAATCTTATAGTCATCTTCACTACAGCAATGGTGAAATCGACCGAACCAATCTTGTGAATTCGTTGAGAGAAGCATTTGAAGTTGCTTGTATACATCGAAGCTTTTCGACACCGTGTCTATCTTTGGTAGAAGAAGTTGAGAACAAACCAAGAATAAAAATGGTGGTTGGCCGTAGTACTGCACGGCTACATGCTGTGATAGAAGAGGCTGCAAACGCTTTGGCATGTGGTGTGGATCCGGTACCGGTGTCGAGTGGGTTAGGTGGTGCCTATATCTTGTGTAATGAAAGTGGGGTTAACATTGCTGTGACAAAGCCTATCGATGAAGAACCATTTGCCTGTAATAATCCAAAAGGTTTTGTAGGTAGGTTGATGGGTCAACCTGGTTTGAAACGCTCGGTTCGAATTGGTGAAACTGGGATTCGTGAATTGGCAGCTTATCTGCTCGACTATGGTGGCTTCGTCGGTGTTCCTCCAACAGCTTTGGTGGAAATTTCTCATGTTGGATTCCATGTTAATGATTCATTTGGGACTCCAACAATAACTCCTCCTCCGTGCAAGATTGCATCACTCCAGAGTTACGTAGATCATGATTGTGATGCTGGAGAGCTGGGTCCGTCTAGCTTCTCGGTCGCTGCTGTTCATCGCATTGGGATTTTTGATATCAGACTCCTAAATATTGATAGGCATGCAGGCAATTTActtgtgaagaagaagcaaaggCATGAGAATTGTGGTGTTGGGGAGGTCGAGCTCGTGCCGATTGATCATGGACTTTGCCTTCCCGAGTGGCTCGATGATCCGTATTTTGAATGGCTTCACTGGCCTCAGGCCTCAGTTCCTTTCTCTGAGACTGAACTTGAGTACATTGCCAATCTGGATCCCTTCAAAGATGCACAACTCTTGAGATCTGAGCTTCCTGGTATAAGGGAGGCCTCCATTAGAATTCTCATTCTGTGTACCATTTTTCTGAAAAAAGCTGTAGCTTTTGGACTTTGTCTTGCTGACATTGGCGAAATGATGACCCGGGAATTCGGCTGTGGCGAAGAAAACTTGAGTGCATTGGAGAACCTTTGTGCTCGAGCTGTGGCCCTTGTACCAATTATCGGTTCAGGCGAACACGAAAACGAAGACCCGGAAATGTTTCAATTCGAAAGCGAACGCAAATATGGTCACAACAAAGAGGATTTTTATTATCCCCAATGCCAAGACACTCCTGAAGTTAACCTCCCATGTCCTCTAACTCAATCAAacactactactactactactattactacaacaacaacaacagcatTGTTCAACACACACAATGACCACATCAGTGACATGTTTCTGAAAACTAGTAACCACACCAGTTTGATCAAGAGCAAGAGTTTCTCTGTGCGGAATCTTCACAGCGAGAGCGGGGCGATCATGTTCGGAGAAATGAGTTGGGAAGAGTGGGAGCTGTTCTTGGTTAGTTTCGAGAAGCTCTTACCAGAAGCACTCGACAAGACGAGACACGTAGGCTCGAAGTTACTGAGGATGGGAACTTCTTGCAAGTTCTGA